TCTCGGTCACGGCCGAGACGAACTGGTCCGGCTCGCCGGCCGACATGAATTGGACATGCAGGCGATCCCCTCCAAAGCCGATCTCATCCAAGATGGATTTTAAGAACTCCACCTTGGCCTCGGCCTTGTAGTTGCCCTCCTCAAAGTGGCACTGACCCTTGCGGCAACCGGTGACCAAAACCCCATCGGCCCCGCGGCCGAAGGCCTCCAAAACGTAAAGCATATCGACCTTGCCCGAGCAGGGCAAACGGACCAGCTCCACGTTGGGTGGATAGTGCTCTTTCCTGGTTCCGGCCGTATCGGCCGCCACGTATGAGCAGTAGTTGCAGCAGAATGTGATGATCTTCGGTTCAAACTCTGCCATTTCTCCCCCTTTTTG
The window above is part of the Actinomycetota bacterium genome. Proteins encoded here:
- a CDS encoding hydrogenase iron-sulfur subunit; this encodes MAEFEPKIITFCCNYCSYVAADTAGTRKEHYPPNVELVRLPCSGKVDMLYVLEAFGRGADGVLVTGCRKGQCHFEEGNYKAEAKVEFLKSILDEIGFGGDRLHVQFMSAGEPDQFVSAVTE